One window of Anaerolineales bacterium genomic DNA carries:
- a CDS encoding vitamin K epoxide reductase family protein: protein MDKWLFRSSVALVIVGLAVSVYMTVYKYTGNDGMCLGSGDCSTVNASVFSEVNGIPVAVLGVIGYAAILIVHYYEDKIGYLRRNGAMLVFGMSLTGFLFTLWLIYVEFAILKAYCPFCLTSQAAMTLIFIIAVARLIRNEI from the coding sequence GTGGATAAATGGCTTTTTCGCTCGTCGGTTGCGCTTGTTATCGTCGGACTTGCAGTCTCTGTTTACATGACGGTTTACAAATATACCGGGAACGATGGCATGTGCCTGGGATCGGGTGATTGCTCGACCGTCAATGCCAGCGTGTTTTCTGAAGTAAACGGGATCCCGGTTGCAGTGCTCGGGGTGATCGGGTACGCGGCGATCCTTATCGTTCATTACTACGAGGATAAAATCGGGTACCTGCGCAGGAATGGGGCCATGCTGGTCTTCGGCATGTCGCTGACAGGCTTCCTTTTCACCCTCTGGCTGATCTATGTGGAATTTGCCATCCTCAAGGCGTATTGCCCGTTCTGTCTCACATCACAGGCAGCGATGACCCTGATCTTCATCATTGCGGTCGCGCGTCTGATTCGAAACGAAATCTAG
- a CDS encoding alpha/beta hydrolase has translation MKRLKRIIFLSFIFACVTSALGPFAIPVPALEGLASEQELLEPDSKFIKINGVSIHYKEAGSGETTFVLLHPFGGSTFSWREVMDDFAKYGKVIAYDRPAFGLTERPMPEDWESNPYGMKANIELLRGLLDAFGVEKAVLVGNSAGGGVVAAFAMEYPERVGELILVAPGLGGGRGPQFPAWALPLMWTPQMRHLGPLMMREYQESLPRTLERGWFDKDKLTDEIRARHLQVLTIENWDRAFYELTFAPAYPELRPLLPDLTMPVLIVAGQEDRLIRSWYFEAVTAEMPDAMLELIPECGHVPQEECPEPFMEIVLEYLSSR, from the coding sequence ATGAAACGATTGAAGAGGATTATTTTTCTTTCTTTTATTTTCGCCTGCGTCACGTCCGCGCTGGGACCGTTCGCCATCCCGGTTCCTGCGTTGGAGGGATTGGCGAGCGAGCAGGAGCTCCTCGAACCGGACAGTAAATTCATCAAGATCAATGGTGTGTCGATTCATTACAAGGAAGCGGGTTCGGGAGAAACCACCTTTGTTCTTCTGCATCCGTTTGGCGGAAGCACCTTTTCCTGGCGCGAGGTCATGGATGATTTTGCAAAATATGGAAAAGTCATCGCGTATGACCGCCCGGCGTTCGGTCTCACGGAAAGGCCGATGCCGGAGGATTGGGAGTCGAATCCCTATGGCATGAAAGCCAATATCGAACTCCTGCGAGGATTGCTGGACGCCTTCGGTGTTGAGAAAGCCGTCCTGGTGGGAAACTCAGCCGGGGGCGGGGTTGTGGCGGCGTTCGCGATGGAGTATCCTGAACGTGTAGGCGAACTAATCCTTGTCGCTCCAGGCCTTGGCGGCGGGCGCGGACCGCAATTCCCTGCCTGGGCGCTTCCGCTGATGTGGACTCCGCAAATGCGCCATCTTGGTCCGCTGATGATGCGTGAATACCAGGAAAGCCTTCCGCGCACACTTGAGCGCGGATGGTTTGACAAGGATAAACTTACCGATGAAATCCGCGCGAGACATTTGCAGGTGTTGACCATTGAGAATTGGGACCGCGCTTTTTACGAATTGACCTTTGCGCCTGCGTATCCGGAACTGCGTCCGCTATTGCCGGATCTAACCATGCCGGTCTTGATCGTGGCCGGACAGGAAGACCGTCTCATCCGTTCGTGGTATTTCGAAGCGGTCACCGCGGAGATGCCGGATGCCATGTTGGAACTGATCCCCGAATGCGGGCATGTGCCGCAGGAGGAATGTCCCGAACCATTCATGGAGATCGTTTTGGAATATTTGAGCAGCCGGTGA
- a CDS encoding redoxin domain-containing protein translates to MKTTLITPGADAPDFELADINGVYIRLSDFRGKKTVVLSFLRGFM, encoded by the coding sequence ATGAAAACAACCCTCATTACGCCCGGAGCAGATGCGCCGGATTTTGAACTCGCGGATATCAATGGGGTATACATCCGCCTTTCCGATTTCCGTGGAAAAAAAACCGTTGTATTGTCATTTTTACGAGGATTCATGTGA
- a CDS encoding molybdopterin molybdotransferase MoeA, whose product MLSVNEARERILSQIKITATESVALNDSLNRVLAKELFADSDYPPFDNSAVDGFAIKADEGGSNRTLKVVADIPAGTSPTVILNAGEAARIMTGAQLPQGADCVVPVEETDFNDRKAGTAPPKTVTIDKQMSVGDNVRPRGMDMRLGDIVLNKGRTLKPQDLGLAATLGYAEVSVHKKPRVTLMSSGDELLSAGAPLEPGKIRDSNSYTLAALVLNVGAEVVHLGVARDTRESVTNLLEKAANERADLILSSAGVSVGAFDFIKEVIDANGKLDFWKVNMRPGKPLAFGEYRGIPFIGLPGNPVSAFVGFEVFVRPALLYMSGAMDGTRPKVKVRCAEEVVSDGRESYLRARIRLVNGIPSAFLTGHQGSGNLLSLVQADALLIIPAGVKCLPAGSEVDAIFI is encoded by the coding sequence CGACTCGCTGAATCGCGTGCTGGCAAAAGAGCTTTTCGCAGATTCGGATTATCCGCCATTCGATAATTCCGCAGTGGACGGGTTTGCGATCAAAGCGGATGAAGGCGGCTCCAACCGGACCTTGAAAGTGGTCGCTGATATTCCCGCAGGTACCTCGCCGACAGTTATCCTTAATGCCGGTGAAGCCGCGCGAATTATGACAGGAGCTCAATTACCCCAAGGGGCTGACTGCGTAGTTCCTGTCGAAGAGACAGATTTCAATGACCGCAAAGCGGGAACTGCACCCCCCAAGACCGTAACCATCGATAAACAAATGAGTGTTGGCGACAACGTCCGCCCGCGAGGTATGGATATGCGGTTGGGCGATATCGTCCTGAACAAAGGCAGGACTCTTAAGCCGCAAGACCTCGGTTTGGCGGCAACCCTTGGGTATGCCGAAGTTAGCGTCCACAAAAAGCCGCGGGTGACTTTGATGTCTTCCGGGGATGAATTACTCTCGGCAGGCGCGCCATTGGAACCGGGGAAGATTCGCGATTCAAATTCGTACACATTGGCGGCATTGGTCTTAAACGTGGGCGCAGAAGTCGTTCATCTTGGAGTGGCGAGGGATACGCGCGAGTCGGTGACGAATTTATTGGAGAAAGCCGCAAATGAACGCGCGGACCTGATCCTCTCCTCGGCGGGCGTGAGCGTGGGAGCATTCGATTTCATCAAGGAAGTGATCGATGCGAATGGAAAACTGGATTTCTGGAAAGTCAACATGCGCCCCGGGAAACCGCTGGCATTCGGCGAATATCGGGGAATTCCTTTCATCGGACTGCCCGGCAATCCCGTCTCGGCATTTGTCGGGTTCGAGGTGTTCGTGCGCCCCGCCTTGCTGTACATGAGCGGCGCAATGGATGGAACCAGGCCGAAGGTAAAGGTCCGATGCGCGGAGGAGGTTGTTTCGGATGGGAGGGAGAGTTACCTTCGAGCGCGAATCAGGCTGGTAAATGGCATCCCATCCGCATTTCTAACGGGGCATCAGGGCTCGGGTAATTTGCTGTCCTTGGTGCAGGCGGATGCTTTACTAATCATCCCCGCTGGTGTAAAATGCCTGCCTGCTGGCTCGGAAGTAGACGCCATCTTCATATAG
- a CDS encoding redoxin domain-containing protein, translating to MSDHYNDFTSRSAEILAVGPDGLESFRRYWQREEIPYIGLPDPDHVVAKLYKQEVNLFKLGRMPLNCIVDAEGKIRYVHYGSSMMDIPDNQTFLGVIDKLNASSS from the coding sequence ATGAGCGATCATTACAACGACTTTACTTCACGAAGTGCGGAGATCCTCGCAGTCGGTCCCGATGGTTTGGAGTCGTTCAGGCGTTACTGGCAGCGCGAAGAGATTCCTTATATCGGTTTGCCTGATCCAGACCATGTCGTTGCCAAACTCTATAAGCAGGAAGTGAATCTTTTCAAACTTGGGCGGATGCCGCTGAATTGCATCGTGGATGCGGAAGGCAAGATACGCTATGTGCATTACGGTTCATCCATGATGGATATTCCGGATAACCAGACCTTTCTCGGTGTAATAGATAAACTCAACGCGTCATCCAGTTAA
- a CDS encoding cysteinyl-tRNA synthetase: MTLGRIAFLGSGETSLAGGRIFETLARLLPQPLRIAILETPAGFELNASLVAGRVGDFLKTRLRNYKPVIDLVPARKKGTEFSPDNPEILKPLLQANMIFMGPGSPSYMSRQLKDTLAWEIIRARHRQGATLVFASAATISVGQWVLPVYEIYKVGEDVHVKDGLGFFSDFGMHVSFVPHWNNAEGGVDLDTSRCFVGMERFEQWRGLTPKDNIIVGLDEHSGIIMDCEKGNCDVHGVSSVSVIKHDSSGMYPAGSNFSLSELGTCTPPDPIERGLRPDVLELIRSTHTSENNGPPGEVLALLEKRREARANKDFSYSDSLRDEIAALGWRIKDTKEGQELERI; encoded by the coding sequence ATGACATTGGGACGCATTGCCTTCCTTGGCTCCGGCGAGACTTCGCTTGCGGGTGGACGTATCTTCGAAACTCTTGCCCGCCTCCTTCCCCAGCCGCTGCGGATCGCCATCCTTGAAACGCCAGCCGGCTTCGAGCTTAACGCCTCTCTTGTCGCCGGTCGCGTTGGCGACTTTCTCAAGACCCGTTTGAGGAATTACAAACCGGTCATCGACCTTGTCCCCGCAAGGAAAAAAGGGACGGAATTCAGCCCGGATAACCCCGAAATCCTCAAGCCGTTATTGCAGGCAAACATGATCTTTATGGGACCGGGCAGCCCGAGTTATATGTCGCGTCAATTGAAGGATACGCTCGCCTGGGAGATCATCCGCGCGCGTCACAGGCAGGGAGCGACTCTCGTGTTTGCCTCTGCCGCAACCATTTCGGTGGGGCAGTGGGTCCTGCCTGTTTATGAAATCTACAAAGTGGGCGAGGACGTGCATGTTAAAGACGGTCTGGGATTTTTCTCCGATTTCGGGATGCATGTATCGTTCGTGCCGCATTGGAACAACGCCGAAGGCGGCGTGGACCTGGATACGAGCCGCTGTTTCGTCGGCATGGAACGCTTCGAACAATGGCGCGGATTGACTCCCAAAGACAATATCATCGTCGGCCTGGACGAACACTCCGGCATCATCATGGATTGCGAAAAGGGAAATTGCGATGTGCATGGCGTCAGTTCGGTCTCGGTGATCAAGCATGACTCTTCAGGAATGTATCCGGCCGGGTCGAATTTTTCGTTGAGCGAACTCGGAACTTGCACACCACCGGATCCCATCGAAAGAGGACTCCGCCCCGATGTGCTGGAATTGATTCGATCGACCCACACATCGGAGAACAATGGTCCTCCCGGGGAAGTGCTCGCACTGCTCGAAAAACGCAGGGAAGCGCGCGCAAACAAAGACTTTTCATATTCAGACAGTTTGCGGGATGAAATTGCCGCTTTGGGATGGAGGATCAAGGACACGAAGGAGGGGCAGGAATTGGAGAGGATATAG